In one Winogradskyella sp. MH6 genomic region, the following are encoded:
- a CDS encoding efflux RND transporter periplasmic adaptor subunit, translating into MKTKFIVTVFAVLLTLAFTSCETKKEKHEESITFPVTNPIQKDTIINQEYVSQIHAFQHIELRALEKGYLQKIFVDEGQHVKKGQLLFQIQPTIYQAEAQRAASEVEFAKAEYDNVKALANKNIVSQNEAVLAKAKLQKANAELQLAQTHLKFTEIRAPFDGIVGKFEDVRLGSLLDEGELLTTLSDNSKMWVYFNVPEAEYLDYAMQDKNSEKDHVHLKLANQQIFQEEGIIETIESDFNNTTGNIAFRATFNNPKGVLRHGQTGNILWPKELNNVTMIPQKATFEVLDKKFVFLVDEQGKINSQEVKIVGELDHIFLVSEGLKLNDNFLLEGLRKVQNGDHIEAEKVDPTSVIENLHLHAE; encoded by the coding sequence GTGAAAACAAAATTTATTGTAACCGTTTTTGCAGTATTACTTACACTAGCATTCACAAGCTGCGAAACAAAAAAAGAAAAACACGAAGAATCTATAACCTTTCCTGTAACAAACCCTATTCAAAAGGACACTATAATTAATCAAGAATATGTGTCTCAAATTCATGCATTTCAACATATTGAATTACGTGCTTTAGAAAAAGGCTATCTTCAAAAAATATTTGTCGATGAAGGTCAACACGTTAAAAAAGGCCAGTTATTATTTCAAATTCAACCTACCATCTATCAAGCTGAAGCACAACGAGCTGCATCTGAAGTAGAATTTGCAAAAGCAGAATATGATAATGTCAAAGCCTTGGCCAATAAAAATATAGTTTCTCAGAATGAAGCTGTTCTAGCAAAAGCAAAACTTCAAAAAGCTAATGCTGAATTACAACTCGCTCAGACACATTTAAAATTCACAGAAATACGTGCCCCTTTTGATGGTATCGTAGGGAAGTTTGAAGATGTTCGCCTAGGTAGTCTACTCGATGAAGGCGAATTATTAACGACCCTTTCTGATAATAGTAAAATGTGGGTGTATTTTAATGTTCCTGAAGCGGAATATTTAGATTATGCTATGCAAGACAAAAATTCCGAAAAAGATCATGTACATCTTAAATTAGCCAATCAGCAAATCTTTCAAGAAGAAGGCATTATAGAAACCATTGAATCCGATTTCAACAATACTACTGGTAACATAGCCTTTAGAGCAACTTTCAACAACCCAAAAGGAGTGCTTAGACATGGGCAAACCGGTAACATTCTCTGGCCAAAAGAGTTAAATAATGTTACCATGATTCCTCAAAAAGCAACATTCGAAGTTTTAGACAAAAAATTTGTTTTTCTGGTAGATGAGCAAGGGAAAATAAATTCTCAAGAGGTGAAAATTGTAGGAGAATTAGACCATATTTTTCTTGTAAGTGAAGGATTAAAATTAAATGATAATTTCCTTCTAGAGGGCTTACGCAAAGTTCAAAATGGTGACCATATTGAAGCCGAAAAAGTAGATCCTACGTCAGTCATAGAGAATTTACACTTGCATGCAGAGTAA
- a CDS encoding DUF4268 domain-containing protein, whose amino-acid sequence MFSKEESRLLRQEFWTSFGKSFPRKWLLYNTKIKGLSFKFHFDTKNALISLDLEDDLENRINCWEKLEALKNILHTDYLPDAIYEEEYYLDNGKEISRIYLPLEQKVSIHNKNTWRDVMEFFNTNMMLFETFFEEYKDIIKAS is encoded by the coding sequence ATGTTTAGTAAAGAAGAAAGTCGGTTATTGCGTCAGGAATTCTGGACTAGTTTTGGAAAATCATTTCCAAGAAAGTGGTTGCTTTACAATACTAAGATTAAAGGGCTATCTTTTAAATTTCATTTCGACACAAAAAATGCTCTTATATCCTTAGATTTAGAAGACGATCTCGAAAACCGCATTAATTGCTGGGAAAAACTAGAAGCACTAAAAAACATTTTGCATACAGATTACTTACCAGATGCTATTTATGAAGAAGAATACTATTTAGATAACGGCAAAGAAATCTCGCGCATTTACCTTCCTTTAGAACAAAAAGTGTCTATACACAACAAAAACACATGGCGTGATGTTATGGAATTCTTTAACACCAACATGATGTTGTTTGAAACTTTCTTTGAAGAATACAAGGATATTATAAAAGCATCTTAA
- a CDS encoding ZIP family metal transporter: MNKYLFPIYAIIIGVTIAFLTKKQKSIYTKLLLSFSGAFLLALTLFDLLPEVYEHLEAKKTGLFIMCGIMLQIILEFLSKGAEHGHVHIHKKDTAFPWLLFISLCIHSFLEGFPIHQHNDMVYGVLVHKIPIAALLISFLLQSKYTKVQAISFMLVFAAMTPIGTLVSNATSIGTTLLMSINALVIGIFLHISTTILFETGDGHKFNLSKLIAISLGVLIAYFI; this comes from the coding sequence ATGAACAAGTATCTTTTTCCCATATATGCTATAATTATTGGTGTTACCATTGCCTTTTTAACCAAAAAGCAAAAATCAATTTACACCAAATTGCTACTTTCTTTTAGTGGAGCATTTTTATTGGCACTCACACTTTTTGATTTACTCCCAGAAGTCTATGAGCATTTAGAAGCCAAAAAAACCGGTCTTTTTATAATGTGTGGTATCATGCTACAGATTATTTTAGAGTTTTTATCTAAAGGTGCTGAGCATGGTCATGTTCACATACATAAAAAAGACACTGCTTTTCCATGGTTATTGTTTATCAGCTTATGTATTCACAGTTTTTTAGAAGGCTTTCCTATCCATCAACATAACGATATGGTCTATGGTGTTTTAGTACACAAAATACCTATTGCGGCACTATTAATATCTTTTTTATTACAATCAAAGTATACAAAAGTTCAGGCTATAAGTTTTATGTTGGTATTTGCAGCAATGACACCTATAGGTACATTGGTATCTAATGCAACATCTATAGGCACTACCCTACTTATGAGTATTAACGCTTTAGTGATTGGTATCTTTTTACATATTTCTACTACAATTTTGTTTGAAACGGGAGATGGACATAAGTTTAATTTATCCAAGCTAATTGCTATTAGCTTAGGTGTATTAATTGCATACTTTATATAG
- a CDS encoding SAM-dependent methyltransferase, with protein MTNSTKQWYASWFDTPYYHILYKDRDYAEAQLFMDNLTNYLNIPEGGKILDLACGKGRHSIYLNTLGFDVTGIDLSEQSIKHASQFKNDTLRFVVHDMTKPYPETFDAVFNLFTSFGYFEDESCNLKTIASIKEELNDYGFGVIDFMNVNYVIDNLVAEDIKTVEGIDFHQKRSIKDGYIIKDISFEIDGELYQFQERVKALTLVDFQTLFEKAGVHLLDVFGDYKLGKYYPKTSERLIMIFK; from the coding sequence ATGACAAATTCTACAAAACAATGGTACGCGTCGTGGTTTGATACACCATACTACCATATTTTATACAAAGACAGAGATTATGCTGAAGCACAGCTTTTTATGGATAATCTCACCAATTACCTCAATATTCCAGAGGGTGGAAAAATTTTGGATTTGGCTTGTGGTAAAGGCAGACACTCTATTTATTTAAATACACTAGGTTTTGATGTTACCGGAATAGACTTATCTGAACAGAGTATAAAACACGCTAGCCAATTTAAAAATGACACGCTAAGGTTTGTTGTACACGATATGACCAAACCTTATCCAGAAACTTTTGATGCTGTTTTTAACCTATTCACTAGTTTTGGTTATTTTGAAGATGAGAGTTGTAACCTAAAAACTATTGCTTCTATTAAAGAAGAATTAAATGATTATGGCTTTGGAGTCATCGATTTTATGAACGTTAATTATGTAATCGACAACTTAGTTGCTGAGGATATAAAAACGGTTGAAGGCATAGATTTTCATCAAAAAAGAAGCATTAAAGACGGCTATATTATTAAAGATATTAGTTTTGAAATTGATGGTGAGTTATACCAATTTCAAGAACGTGTAAAAGCATTAACCTTAGTCGACTTTCAAACTTTGTTTGAAAAAGCTGGTGTCCATTTATTAGATGTTTTTGGAGATTATAAACTCGGTAAATACTACCCAAAAACATCTGAGCGTTTGATTATGATTTTTAAATAA
- a CDS encoding THUMP domain-containing class I SAM-dependent RNA methyltransferase produces the protein MDNNFKMVAKTLFGFEDILAKELTQLGAMQVEKGVRNVSFVGDKGFMYKANMGLRTAIKILKPIKSFRVAREEDLYNNVKSIKWEDYLKSDGSLAVDATVHHSIFTHSKYTALKTKDAIVDRFREQDGNRPNIDLRFPDLKINVHIDRQRCTISLDTSGESLHRRGYKTATNIAPINEVLAAGLIMMSGWDGQSDFMDPMCGSGTILAEAAMIACNIPPNLMRKEFAFERWEDWDVDLFEKIEESLLKKTRDFHHKIIGYDKSPSAVKKAKENIKNAHLDEFIHIQHEDFFKTQKAGTSKLHIVFNPPYGERLENLNVEEFYGNIGATLKHGYPNTDAWLVTSNLEALKYIGLRPSRKIKVFNAKLESRLVKYEMYEGSRKAKKQND, from the coding sequence ATGGACAATAATTTCAAAATGGTAGCCAAAACCTTATTTGGCTTTGAAGATATATTAGCTAAAGAACTCACCCAACTTGGTGCAATGCAAGTTGAAAAAGGTGTGCGAAATGTAAGTTTTGTAGGTGATAAAGGCTTTATGTACAAAGCCAATATGGGACTTAGAACAGCTATTAAAATATTAAAGCCTATAAAATCCTTTAGAGTTGCCAGAGAGGAAGATCTATATAACAACGTAAAAAGTATTAAGTGGGAAGATTACTTAAAGTCTGATGGCTCTTTGGCAGTAGATGCCACAGTACATCACAGTATTTTTACACATTCCAAATACACAGCTTTAAAAACTAAAGATGCTATTGTAGACCGTTTCAGAGAGCAAGACGGAAACAGACCAAATATCGATTTACGCTTTCCAGATTTAAAGATTAATGTGCATATAGACCGTCAACGCTGTACTATTTCTTTAGATACTTCGGGCGAATCCTTACATAGACGAGGCTATAAAACAGCGACAAATATTGCTCCAATAAACGAAGTTTTGGCTGCAGGACTAATTATGATGAGTGGTTGGGATGGCCAGTCAGATTTTATGGATCCTATGTGTGGTAGTGGAACTATTTTGGCAGAAGCTGCTATGATTGCATGTAATATTCCGCCAAATTTAATGCGTAAGGAATTTGCTTTTGAACGTTGGGAAGATTGGGATGTAGATTTATTTGAAAAGATAGAAGAATCGCTTTTGAAGAAAACAAGAGATTTTCATCATAAAATTATTGGTTATGATAAGTCACCTTCTGCAGTAAAAAAGGCAAAGGAAAACATCAAGAATGCACATTTAGATGAGTTTATTCATATACAGCACGAAGATTTCTTTAAAACCCAAAAAGCTGGTACATCTAAGCTTCATATAGTATTTAATCCTCCGTATGGCGAGCGTTTAGAAAATCTTAATGTAGAAGAGTTTTATGGTAATATTGGAGCCACGTTAAAGCATGGTTATCCTAATACAGATGCATGGTTGGTAACGTCTAATCTTGAAGCTTTAAAATACATAGGTTTACGACCGTCTCGCAAAATAAAAGTATTTAATGCCAAGCTAGAGTCGCGTTTAGTTAAATACGAAATGTACGAAGGTAGCCGAAAAGCTAAAAAGCAAAACGATTAA
- a CDS encoding DUF4136 domain-containing protein, giving the protein MRVYSIISGFLLLLLFNCAATSEVVYDYNLDVDFNQYDTYVLCIEDFTVEHLNYPQLDNDMVRQTIGDAVAVEMENKAHKTNVLHPQLQAGFRILIREETVEFKNCEHSKDLEYWESCTIHEETYEEETLIVYVADFETNKVLWHASVLCKLNKPDKKLKPYINGLVKDLFDTYPKTQVGRNPDEQKEL; this is encoded by the coding sequence ATGAGAGTTTATTCAATAATTTCGGGATTTTTATTACTTCTACTTTTTAATTGTGCTGCTACTAGCGAAGTGGTGTACGATTACAACTTAGATGTAGACTTTAACCAATACGATACCTATGTACTCTGTATTGAAGATTTTACAGTAGAGCATCTTAACTATCCACAACTAGACAACGATATGGTAAGACAAACCATTGGTGATGCTGTGGCTGTAGAAATGGAAAATAAAGCACACAAAACCAATGTTTTGCATCCACAATTACAAGCTGGTTTCAGAATTTTAATCCGTGAAGAAACCGTAGAGTTTAAAAACTGTGAGCATTCTAAAGATTTAGAATATTGGGAAAGTTGTACCATACACGAGGAAACTTACGAAGAAGAAACACTAATCGTTTATGTTGCCGATTTTGAAACCAACAAAGTCTTATGGCATGCTTCTGTATTGTGTAAACTCAACAAACCAGACAAAAAACTTAAACCTTATATAAATGGTTTGGTAAAAGATTTGTTTGACACCTACCCAAAAACACAAGTAGGTCGTAATCCTGATGAACAAAAAGAACTTTAA
- a CDS encoding class I SAM-dependent methyltransferase → MNKAKLSNLLRQLNLIYFADLIRFRIQKIKNKKANAQFKKEHPNVALPPDYLMYESYQMNYKNYYNGGLTVAKNLSGYFKKHIELKDKNILDWGCGPGRIIRHMPSVINNGCQFFATDYNKNSIDWCSKHLPNIQFNKNELEAKLPYEDNSMDIIYGISIFTHLSEQMHYNWFNELLRVLKPNGIMLLSMHGDNFKIKLTEAELSDYNKGKLVVRGSIKEGHRTYAAFHPKAFVEDLFKATTVLEHMVLTSDTKSWVPQDIWIIRKP, encoded by the coding sequence ATGAACAAAGCGAAATTATCTAACCTATTAAGGCAACTGAATCTTATTTACTTTGCTGACCTTATTAGATTTCGCATTCAAAAAATTAAAAACAAAAAAGCCAACGCTCAATTTAAAAAAGAGCATCCTAATGTTGCGCTTCCACCAGATTATTTAATGTACGAGTCGTACCAGATGAATTACAAAAATTATTACAATGGTGGTCTAACTGTGGCTAAAAACCTTTCAGGATATTTCAAAAAACACATAGAATTAAAAGATAAAAACATTTTAGATTGGGGCTGCGGACCAGGTAGAATTATCAGACACATGCCAAGTGTAATTAATAATGGCTGCCAGTTCTTTGCTACAGACTACAATAAAAACTCCATTGATTGGTGTTCTAAGCATCTGCCTAATATTCAGTTTAACAAAAATGAATTGGAAGCAAAATTACCATACGAAGATAATTCTATGGATATTATTTATGGTATTTCAATTTTCACACACCTCTCAGAACAGATGCATTACAACTGGTTTAATGAGTTACTTCGTGTTTTAAAACCCAATGGTATTATGCTGTTATCCATGCATGGAGACAACTTTAAAATTAAACTTACCGAAGCAGAACTTTCTGATTACAACAAAGGTAAATTAGTCGTTAGAGGCAGTATTAAAGAAGGTCATAGAACTTATGCAGCATTTCACCCAAAAGCATTTGTAGAAGACTTATTTAAAGCCACAACAGTCTTAGAACACATGGTTCTCACTTCTGACACTAAATCTTGGGTACCACAAGACATCTGGATTATTAGAAAACCATAG